The following is a genomic window from Methylomarinum vadi.
TGCAGGCATGCCGGTCCTGGTTCATACAGACCGGAAGTTTGCGGGACAATAGCTTTAGAGTATCGGAAACAGACATTTAACGCTGACAGAAAAAATCCGACTATTATATACTTTGATGAGTGTAACTTGCATTACCGATACCCGAGAACCATGCTGTCATCCGTAAGCCCCATTCATAACACAACCGGCGGGAGCCATAGGCCCGCAATTCGTCTTGGCGACGACGGCTCACAAACATCAGACAGAACAAAAAAAACGCCGGGGCCGGCACCGGCACAGAATGCATTGTCGCTTGAAGAGCTCAAAGCCGTTCAGCAATTAGAAACACGGGACCGGGAAGTTCGCGCCCATGAGCAGGCCCATCTCGGAGCGGCGGGAAATCTCGCCCTCGGCGGCGCCAATTTTACCTACGCGACTGGCCTGGACGGCAAACGCTATGCCATCGGCGGCGAAGTCAACATCGATATCGCGGAGATCGCCGGCGATCCCGAGGCCACCTTGAAAAAAGCGGACATGATCCGGCGCGCGGCATTGGCTCCGAGCAAACCTTCATCGCAAGACCAGAGAGTGGCCGGCAAGGCCGCGGCCATGGCTAATCAAGCTCAATTGGAATTATTGCGGCTAAAAACGGAAGGCGAACCAAGCCGCCACCCTCCGGGCATCACGCTCGACATTACCGTCTGACAGCGCCGAGATTAGCTGATGAATTCAATGGCAAAGCCCTGACCCGGTTCTATCCTGACCACCTTGCCCTGTTGCGTCGGCGCATCGTCGAATTCCAGAGTTCTTACCGAGACGATATCGCCTAGCTCGACTTTATCGTCGCAGCCCAACAGATACAATCCGCTGTCGGAAAAATCCCGCATGGTGACGATCATAGGATCGTCAGGGGAAATCTGTAAACTGATTTCGGCGCTGTGCCGTAACCGAATATGTCTACGTTTGTTGTTGCTCACTATGATTATTATTTACGCAAACTAAACAACCACCCGCTCAAGCGGGTGGGTTCCAATAACGGACTGAAAGTCCGGATACGCGTCGACTAAACGACGCGTCTTAGTCGGGCTCCATCTTGAAATTATCGTTTGGATTAGGTTCAAAGTGATGCTCCAAATATTGCTTTATCATCTCATCAGTCATTTGCCCCACTGTGGCGCAAAAATAACCGCGGGCTCAAAAATGTCGACCCCAATATCGCTTTTTCAAGTGCGGGAACTCTTCGAACAGATAGCTCGAAGTTCGTCCCTTGATTCGCCTCATGATTTCGCTTGGGGCCATAGTCGGCGGCGCACTCACCAAAATGTGCACATGATCTTTGCTCACGACACCTTTGATAATCCGTATCTCAAAGGCTTCGCATGTCTGCCGCACCAAGTCTCTCACTCGTTCGGCTATTTCATCCTTCAGCACTTTATAACGATACTTCGTAACCCAAACAAAATGATACTCAATTTGGTAAACCGTATGGCTGCCGTATCTATAGTCCATCGCCACCTCCTTGGGCAAATTATCGCAGCTAAAGCTGACCGGCTAAAGCCGGTGGTTTAAACCTTATGATGGATAATTAAAAACAAGCCGCTGGCGATGGCCAGGATATCGGCAACCAATGCACTATGCGGAAATGTAACATGAAACAATTGCATCAAGCTACGTAAGATCAACCAGATAGACAATAAAAGTAAGCCAATTTCTGAAAAACGCGTCTTGATCACGGACAACAGCACGACGCTTCCCGATATTAGCGCCAGCACGGCCAGCACCGTCCGTTGATGGCTAAAATGCCAATGAGTCAAATCCAATAAAGCGATCGCAATCAGCCATATGCCCAATAGTAGCAAGCCTATACTTTTCATCGCCTTCCCTAGATTTCCACCAACAGTCTGTTACAGCTACTGCGTTCCAAATTATTCAGACATTCCTGGGACAACGAAGTGAAAGGCTCTAGTCCCTTAGCATCGGGCAATTGATTCCTGCCGGCAGACTCAATTGCCGAGATGACGGCGGCCACCGACATCCGGTTGATATCGTAGGCCGGCTGATAAACCATGGCTTCTTCTTCCTCTACCTTGAGTTCCACGATTAAACCGCTATGCAATAACGTATCCAGGGATTTTTGCACGACGGATAATGGCAGATTCAATTGCGTTGCAATACTTTCCGCATTTAGGGGGCGTTCGCCAAGAAAAAACTTATTT
Proteins encoded in this region:
- a CDS encoding putative metalloprotease CJM1_0395 family protein, which codes for MLSSVSPIHNTTGGSHRPAIRLGDDGSQTSDRTKKTPGPAPAQNALSLEELKAVQQLETRDREVRAHEQAHLGAAGNLALGGANFTYATGLDGKRYAIGGEVNIDIAEIAGDPEATLKKADMIRRAALAPSKPSSQDQRVAGKAAAMANQAQLELLRLKTEGEPSRHPPGITLDITV
- a CDS encoding PilZ domain-containing protein; its protein translation is MSNNKRRHIRLRHSAEISLQISPDDPMIVTMRDFSDSGLYLLGCDDKVELGDIVSVRTLEFDDAPTQQGKVVRIEPGQGFAIEFIS